The region ATGCAGGGCGCCGTGTACGCCTTCCCCTGCGCGAGGTCCTCGTTGGTGGGCGTGGTCATGCCCCAGTGTACGCAGGGCCGATGGGCCCGGACAGCGCGTTACCGGTGTGCGCGGCGCAGCGTTCGGCCAGCCGGGCGAACTCGGCGCGCAGTTCCGGGGGGCTATCCACGCGGAAATCGCAGTCCAGGCCCAGCAGGAACGCCGCGAAGCCGCTCAGGCCCTCGCGGGTGGTGGTCAGGCGCGTGCCGTGCGCGTCGGGGCGCAGGTCGGTACCCCAGGTGGATACCCGGCCGCGCAGGTCCTCCGGGGGGCAGTCGAGCCACACGCTGATGGCGTAGGTGGGTTTCGGGGCGCGCAGCGTGGAGCGCAGGTACGCGGCGGCGTCGAAGTCGGGTTCAGGGGTGAAGTGGCGGGCCTGCACGGTCAGGGCGCTCATGCGGTCCAGCCGGAACGAGCGCCGCGCCGCGCGCAGGTGGCAGTGGGCGACGGCGTACCAGCGGCCCTCCAGATGCACCACACGGTGCACGTCCGCGTCCCGGCGCGTCTCGGGGGCGTCGGGGGCGGCGTACGTGAAGGTGACGGTGCAGGCGTCCCGCACGGCGCGCAGCAGCGCGGCCAGCAGGTGCGCGTCGGTGGGCGCCACCCAGGGGCCGGTGTCGAACTGCACGCTGCCCTCCAGGGCCAGCATGTCGGCGCGCAGGTCGTGCGGGAGGCTGCGCGACAGCTTCGCGCTGGCGGCCTGCGCGGCGGGGGCCAGGGCGTGCAGGCCCAGGTGGCGCAGGGTGCGCAGGCCCAGCGCGGCGGCCAGCGCCTCCTCCGGCGTGAACATCAGGGGTGGCAGGCGGAAGCCCGCCTTCAGGCGGTACGCGCCGCCCACGCCCCGGCGGCCCTCGACGGGAATGCCGAGGTCCTGCAGGCGGGCGACGTAGCGCTGCACGGTACGGGGGCTGACCTCCAGGCGGCGGGCCAGGTCGGCGCCGCTGACCTCCTCGTGCGCCTGGAGGAGTTCCAGCACGGTCAGTACCCGCATGCTCGGGTCGTACATGCCTTCAGGGTAACTGGAATTGACGTCACATCCTGACGGGAATCTGCGTTACGCTGGGGGCAGATTCAACCCCAGGAGGTTCCACCATGACCGCGTCCGCCGCGTCCGTCCCCGCCGTGTCCCCCGCCCTGTCCATTCCCGACTTCGTCACTCACTGGCAGGGGCACCGCGCCCTGACCCGCCGCGTCATCGAGGCCTTCCCCGACGATCAGCTGTTCACCTTCAGCCTGGGCGGCATGCGGCCCTTCGGCGCGCAGGCCACCGAGATCCACCTCGTGGACGCCATGACCGTCACCGCCATGCGGACCGGCGAGTGGCCCGAACCCGACTGGGCGAGCGGCCCCACCGACAAGGCCGGGCTGCTGGCCGCCTGGGATGAGGTGAGCGCCGAACTGGAGCAGCACGGCCCGCACACCGACCCCGCCTTCTTCAACCAGATGCACGCCCTGCCGTGGGGCGAGATGCCCGGCTGGGTCGCCGCGATCTACGCCGTGGACAACGAAATCCACCACCGCGCCCAGGGGTACGTCTACCTGCGCGCGCTGGGCACCGAACCCCCCGCCTTCTACGAGCGCTGAACCATGGACCCCGCCACGCTGTACGACCACCTGACCCGGGCGCGGCGCGACCTGCTGGGCACGCTGCGCGCCGCGCCGGAGGGCGTGCTCCGGTCGCCGCTGCTGCGCGGCGAGCGGTTCCACTCGATTCTGGACCTGCTGGTCCACACCGCCGAGGTCGAGGACGGCTGGATCCACGGGGACTTCCAGGGCCTCCCGATGGTGCAGGACCGCTTCCCGGACATCGGGGCGGGTGTGACTGGACCCGGCACGCCCCTCGGCCTGGACGCTATCGCCGCGTACTGGCAGGCGGTCGAGGCGGACACCCGCGCGTACCTCGGCAGCCTGACGGAGGCTGACCTGGAGCGCACCGTCACGCTGGACGACTGGCCCGAGGGTCACCGGCAGTTCACGCTGAGCGGGCTGGTCTGGCACGTCCTGCTGCACGAGGTGCGGCATACGGCGCAGATCGCCGCGCTGCTGCGCACCCAGGGCGTGAAACCGCCGCAACTGGACCTGCTGTTCTATCTGCCCGCGCTGGAGACCGGACGGTCCGCCGCCACCTTCGTGAACCCACCCCCGGAGGACGCATGACCCCCGCCGCCCCCCCGACGCCCACGCCGCCCCCGGCTCGCCCCGCGCCGCAGCGCCCCGCCAAACGCATCCGCTGCCAGCTACCCTGACCCCTCCGGAGACCGCATGACCGACCTGACCCTGCTGCTCGAGGCCTTCCGCCGCAACGCCCGCGTGAACGACACCCTGATCGCCGCCCTGACGCCCGGGGAGTTCGCCCTGAGCGACGGGCACGGCGGGTGGACTGTCGAGCGGCACCTGCGCCACATGGCGACCTTCCGGGTGGGCTGGCTGTGGAACATGAGCCGCGACCACGCCAGACAGTTGCTGAACCCCGATGAACTGGACGCCGACGGCGACCCGCAGTGGCGCTGGGCGAACGCCCCCGCTGCCAGCCTGCCGGAGGCCCTGGCCGCCGGGGACGCCGCCGCGATTGCTGCCGTGGAGGCGCACCGCGCGTCCGGCGAGCCCTTCGCCGACCCGTGGGGCGAGGGCACGTACCGGAGCGACCCGGCGCACTTCCTGATGCACACCATCGTGCACGACAGCCACCACCGCGGGCAGATCCTGAGCCTGATCCGTCAGGGCGGCCGCACGCCCGAGCAGATGGACGCGCTGGACAGCCACTGGGCGATCTGGCGCGAGTAGGCGCCCGGCGCGATACTGGAGCGCATGAGCGTCACCTCTCCCCTGCCCCTGGCCCCCGGCGAGTCCCGCGTCCTGCGCGGCCTGCACGAGCAGCACGCGCTCGGTGCGGCGCTGGCCGGGGCGCTCCCGGCGGGGGGCGTGCTGTTCCTGGAGGGCGAACTGGGCGCCGGGAAGACCAGCCTCACGCAGGGACTGGTGGGCGCCCACGGCTTCACCGAGCCGGTCACGAGTCCCACGTACGCGCTGATGAACGTGTACCCCGCACCCGGCGGGCAGGTGCTGCACGTGGACGCCTACCGCGTGCGGGACGTGCAGGAACTCTTCGAGATGGACCTCGAGGAACTGGTGCGCGGCAGTCGCGTCAGCGTGATCGAGTGGGGCGAGGGCCTGTACGCCGAGTACCCGGACGCACCCATCCTGCGCCTGGAACACCAGCCGGACCCGGAGACGCGCCTCGTGACCCGGCTGCGCTGATCAGGTGGGGCGTACAGTGGGAGGATGCGGCCCCTGCCCCTCCCCTTTCCCGACGAGACCGAGTCCCCGCTGGTGACCGAGCTGCGCTTCCCGACCAGTGGCGTGACGGTGCGCGGCGTGTTCGAACTGAACGAGTTCGCGGTGCTGACCCCGGAGAACCTGGAATTCCTGCGCCTGTACATCCGCGTGCGCGGCAACCTGAAGGAGGTCGAGCGGGTCCTGGGCATCAGCTACCCCACGGTGCGGGCGCGGTTCGACACGCTGCTGCGCGCCATCGGCTACGAACCAGAGCAGGCCGACCCGCAGGCCGAGGTGCTCGCCAGCCTGGAACGCGGCGAGATCACCCCGGACGAGGCCGCCCGCAAACTGCGCCGCTGAGCGGGCGACACTGCGCCGGGAAGGAGCGTCCAGCGCTTTTCCCACACCCCACAGCCCACATCCCACAACCCCTTCAGAACACCTTGCTGCCCAGTTTCGCGGCGTGCAGCGGGACCAGGGGGGTGGCGTCGCCGCTGGGCGCGCCGGGCAGCTGCACGCCCAGGATCAGCACCTCGGACACGCTGTCCCCGACGGGGCGGGGCTCGAAGTTCAGGACGCCCAGCACCTGCGCGCCGATCAGTTCCTGCGGGGTGTGCCCGGTGAAGCGCCCCACGCTGACGCGCGTGCCGTACTTCCCGAAGTCGACCGTCAGGCGGTAGGCGGGCTTCGGGGTGCCGGGGGCGGGTTCGGCGTTCAGGACGCGGCCCAGGCGGATGTCGAGCAGGTCGAGGCTCTGGGCCGGGCTGACGGTGGGTTTGAGGTCGGTCGCCATGCGCCTGAGCCTGTCACGTGGGCGCACCCATGAGGGGCGTGAGGTCTGACCAGCCCATGCGGAGCTCGCGCAGGGCGCCGTCCTGTTTCTCGCCGCACTCGTGGGCGCCCCGGCGGGCGTACCAGTGGCGGGTGGGGTTGGTGTCCAGCACCCACAGGGCGAGGCTGGCCGCGCCGCGCGCCTGCATGGCCTGCGCCGCCTGTCGCAGCAGCTCACGACCGGTGCCTGCGCCCTGCGCGGCTTTCAGGCTATACAGGGTGAAGAGTTCCGCGTCGAAGCCCGGGTGGTCGCGCGGCGGCCCGGCGGAGGCGAAGGCCACGATCTGCCCGGCGTCCCCGGCGACGAACACGGCGTCCTGCCCGGCCGCGATGTTGCCCGTCCAGAACGCGGCGCGCTGCGCCTGCGTCTCGGGGCTGGTCATGCGGGCCAGGAAGTCGGCGGGGAGGAGCCCCGCGTAGGTGTCGCGCCAGCTCTGGACGTGCACGGCGGCGATGCCGGGGGCGTCGGCGGGCGTGGCGGCGCGGATCAGGGGGGCGCGGGGCACGGACATACGGCAGCATAAGCGCGCGCCGCCCCGGAAGGCGGCGCAGATGCAGCGGGCGGGCGAACCCGGCTCATACGGATTCCGTCTGTTTCGTTCACAACCCGGAAGGACGCCGGGTTGCCAACTCCACGCCCGGAACCCGTTTCTCTCCTGCTCGCTCCGCTCGGGTTGAAAGGTTTGCAAAACCCTTCAACCGGAGTCCGTATCAGTTGCCCTGTTCGATGTACTGCTTCAGGGCGTCCATCCGCACGATGATGGGCGTGCGGGCGCGGACGATGGCGCCTTCCTGCTTCAGCTTGCCCAGGCTGTGGCTGACGGTCTCGCGGGTGGCGCCGACCATGCGGGCGATGTCTTCCTGGTTCAGTTTCAG is a window of Deinococcus grandis DNA encoding:
- a CDS encoding tRNA-binding protein — translated: MATDLKPTVSPAQSLDLLDIRLGRVLNAEPAPGTPKPAYRLTVDFGKYGTRVSVGRFTGHTPQELIGAQVLGVLNFEPRPVGDSVSEVLILGVQLPGAPSGDATPLVPLHAAKLGSKVF
- the tsaE gene encoding tRNA (adenosine(37)-N6)-threonylcarbamoyltransferase complex ATPase subunit type 1 TsaE, whose translation is MSVTSPLPLAPGESRVLRGLHEQHALGAALAGALPAGGVLFLEGELGAGKTSLTQGLVGAHGFTEPVTSPTYALMNVYPAPGGQVLHVDAYRVRDVQELFEMDLEELVRGSRVSVIEWGEGLYAEYPDAPILRLEHQPDPETRLVTRLR
- a CDS encoding DUF2089 domain-containing protein → MRPLPLPFPDETESPLVTELRFPTSGVTVRGVFELNEFAVLTPENLEFLRLYIRVRGNLKEVERVLGISYPTVRARFDTLLRAIGYEPEQADPQAEVLASLERGEITPDEAARKLRR
- a CDS encoding helix-turn-helix transcriptional regulator; the protein is MYDPSMRVLTVLELLQAHEEVSGADLARRLEVSPRTVQRYVARLQDLGIPVEGRRGVGGAYRLKAGFRLPPLMFTPEEALAAALGLRTLRHLGLHALAPAAQAASAKLSRSLPHDLRADMLALEGSVQFDTGPWVAPTDAHLLAALLRAVRDACTVTFTYAAPDAPETRRDADVHRVVHLEGRWYAVAHCHLRAARRSFRLDRMSALTVQARHFTPEPDFDAAAYLRSTLRAPKPTYAISVWLDCPPEDLRGRVSTWGTDLRPDAHGTRLTTTREGLSGFAAFLLGLDCDFRVDSPPELRAEFARLAERCAAHTGNALSGPIGPAYTGA
- a CDS encoding DinB family protein, with translation MTDLTLLLEAFRRNARVNDTLIAALTPGEFALSDGHGGWTVERHLRHMATFRVGWLWNMSRDHARQLLNPDELDADGDPQWRWANAPAASLPEALAAGDAAAIAAVEAHRASGEPFADPWGEGTYRSDPAHFLMHTIVHDSHHRGQILSLIRQGGRTPEQMDALDSHWAIWRE
- a CDS encoding DinB family protein produces the protein MDPATLYDHLTRARRDLLGTLRAAPEGVLRSPLLRGERFHSILDLLVHTAEVEDGWIHGDFQGLPMVQDRFPDIGAGVTGPGTPLGLDAIAAYWQAVEADTRAYLGSLTEADLERTVTLDDWPEGHRQFTLSGLVWHVLLHEVRHTAQIAALLRTQGVKPPQLDLLFYLPALETGRSAATFVNPPPEDA
- a CDS encoding GNAT family N-acetyltransferase, which gives rise to MSVPRAPLIRAATPADAPGIAAVHVQSWRDTYAGLLPADFLARMTSPETQAQRAAFWTGNIAAGQDAVFVAGDAGQIVAFASAGPPRDHPGFDAELFTLYSLKAAQGAGTGRELLRQAAQAMQARGAASLALWVLDTNPTRHWYARRGAHECGEKQDGALRELRMGWSDLTPLMGAPT
- a CDS encoding DinB family protein, producing MTASAASVPAVSPALSIPDFVTHWQGHRALTRRVIEAFPDDQLFTFSLGGMRPFGAQATEIHLVDAMTVTAMRTGEWPEPDWASGPTDKAGLLAAWDEVSAELEQHGPHTDPAFFNQMHALPWGEMPGWVAAIYAVDNEIHHRAQGYVYLRALGTEPPAFYER